A window of [Ruminococcus] lactaris ATCC 29176 genomic DNA:
CGAAGCTGTTCGGTGATATTTTCTCCGTTCAGGTAGATCTGCTGTATACCATTTTCGTATCCAATCGTAACTTTAGCATCATCACAGGCATCAATCACAGCTTTTTTATCATCACCGGAAAGTCCTTTTTTCAGAAAATGTACTGCAAGCCCGCGGTACATGGCACCAGTATCAACATAAATGTATCCTTTTTCTTTTGCAACCAGCTTTGCAATGGTACTTTTTCCTGCACCGGCAGGTCCATCAATCGCTACATTGTATCCCATAGTATAAGTATCCTCCGATTTTTAATATTTATTCAAATAATTTATCTTGTCCGGCACTGATCCCGGCAAGATAACCGGTAGACCAGGCAATCTGTAAATTATAACCACCGGTTACTGCGTCAAGATCCAGAACTTCTCCGGCAAAATAGAGATTTTTTATCAATTTTGATTCCATCGTACCCGGATCGATCTCTTTTACGGAAATTCCACCTTTTGTAATGATGGCTTCATTATATCCACGCAGTCCGGTCAGTGTCATATGAAAGTCTTTGATCAGCCGGAGCAGATTCAGGCGTTCTTCCTTTGTGATTTCATGAACCTTCTTTTCTTCTTCGATTCCCGAAAGTTCAATGATCACGGGACGTAATTTTGCTGGAAGTAAACTGTCAATAGCATTTTTAAACTGCTTATTATGGTTGGCTTCAAATTCCCGAAGCAGACGTTTATCCAACTGCTCTTCTGTCAGTGCCGGCTTAAGATCAATATGCAGTACCAGTTCTTTTTTTTCAAGCGTCTTTCCGACGATACTGCTTGCACTTAAGATAACCGGACCGGTTACTCCGTAATGCGTGAACAGCATTTCGCCAAATTCATCATAAAGCTTTTTTTTCCCATCTGTAATATGGATTTCGATATTTTTGAGGGAAAGTCCCTGCAGTTCTTTTGCATACCATTCTTTTACTTCCATTGGAACAAGAGAGGGGAAAAGTTCTGTTACTTTATGGCCGCAATTTCTGGCAAAACGATATCCGTCACCGGTAGAACCGGTAGAAGGATATGAAATTCCTCCGGTTGCAACGACGACTGCATCTGCAGTCATTTTTTTCCCGTTGGCAAGCCGTACTCCTTTTATTTCCCTTTCATTATTGATCAACAATTCTTTTACTTCGCAGTGAAGCTGCACTTTTACTTTTAAATGCTGCATCTCTCTTGCTAATGCTGCAATTACATCTGAAGAATGATCAGAAACCGGAAAGACCCGGTTGCCCCGTTCAATTTTAGTTGCTACACCTAGTTCTTCAAAAAAATGAATAACCTGATCATTTGTAAAGCTGTAAAAACCACTGTAAAGGAATTTGGGATTGCTGATGACGGCGGAAAATAAGTCTTCAATCTCAGATGCATTCGTTATATTGCAGCGTCCTTTTCCTGTGATGAAGATTTTTTTGCCAAGTTTTTCATTTTTTTCCAACAGAGTCACGTTCTGTCCGTTCCTGGCTGCAAAGATGGCTGCCATCATCCCGGCTGCACCACCTCCGACTACGATTACGTTACTCATGGCTTTTTTCTCCTTCCACGGTCACAGTATCACTGACATGATTTAATTCATCACTGCTGTAGACCTGATATTCTCCCCAGATTTCTTCTAAAGTTTCAAGCGTCGAAACTACTTCTTTCTGTTTCTTCATACATAAGGCAACAATCAGTGCATTTACAACGCTGAGTGGTGCAACAAGAGAATCTACAATAGAAGCCATATCACTTCTTGCGATCAGATTACAGGAAGAATACAGATTCATAGGAGAATGGATACTGTCTGTCAGGGTAATTACTTTTGCTTTCCGGTTGCTGGCAAATTCCAGTGCTTTCAGAGTACGCATAGAATAACGGGGAAAGCTGATCCCGATGATTACATCTTTTTCACCGATGCGGATAAGCTGTTCAAAAATCTCACTGGAGCTGTTGGTATTTACAGTTACAACATCCTCACATACAAGATTCAGATAAAATCCCATAAAAGAAGCCAAAGGTGCACAACTGCGGATTCCAACCACATAGATGCGTCTCGCATTGAGGATGGTATCTATGGCAAGATTAAAAGCTGCATGATCAATCGCACCGAGTGTAAGCTTGATCTTTTCTATATCAGACTGCAGTACCGTTTCAAGGATCTCACTCTGACTGATACGCCCGTAAGTGACTTCCATTCTCTGGATCGAATTGAGCTTATTGCGGACAAGCTCTTCCAGTGCTTTTTGAAATCCTGGGTATCCGCTGTATCCAAGCTGCGTGGCAAACCGGACGACAGTAGATTCACTGACACCGACAATCTCACCAAGCTTTGCGGCGGTCAGGAAAACTGCCTTATCATAATTGCCCTTCACGTAATCAGCCAGACGTTTCTGCCCTTTGCTCATTTTCCCATACCGGGCATCAATTCTTGAGATTAATTCATTGATATTATTTTCTGTAGTTTCTATTTCCATTTGATTATTTTCCTATTTTATTTTCTTCTGCTTTTTGCGTTATACAGCTCTGGTATAATGCTTTAACCATTCTTTTTCTGCTTCAGGCAGATAAGGACTGATCTTTTTATAGACCAGCTGATGATAGTTATTTAACTGCTCCCGCTCTTCGAAAGTCATCTGCTCAGGAAGCAATGCATCCAGATCAATGGGTACCAGGGTGAGAACTTCAAACTTCATAAACTGTCCATATTCATTGTGGTCTGCTTCGGTAACAAGAAGTTCATTTTCAATTCGGATCCCATGAGAATTTTTAATATAAAGCCCCGGTTCATCTGTGATCACCATATTTTTTTCAAAGGTCTGTGAAGGTGTCTTCCCTTCTTTCCAGCGGAAATTGATCGGTCCTTCATGGATGTTGAGCAGATATCCGACCCCATGGCCGGTTCCGTGGTTAAAGTTCAGTCCTTTCTTCCAAAATACTTCTCTTGCGATACAGTCTAGGTTAGTTCCGCTGCATCCATGAAGAAATATAGTGCTAGCAAGCCGCAGCATAGCACGTACAACAAGGGTAAAATGCTCTTTTTCTACCTGTCCTGCTTCACCAATGGCAACGGTTCTGGTAATATCGGTAGATCCCTGAAGGTAATGGCCGCCGGTATCTGTCATAAACAGCTTTCCTGGCTTAAGTTCTACATTACTTTCTTCATCGGCACTGTAATGAACGATCGCACCATGCTCCCCATAAGCACTGATCGGTGCAAAACTGGGACCGATAAATCCGTTCTGCATTGCACGAAATTCTTCCAGTTTCTGAGAGGCGGACAGTTCTGTGACAGGAAATTCTCCGCTATTCGTCTTGAGCCAGTACATGAATCTGGTATGGGCAATTCCGTCTTTTAAATGAGCTGCTTTCAGATTTTCTACCTGGACATCATTTTTTATGCATTTCATAAGGATCTCCGGATTCGGTCTGTCCACAACAGTCACAAATTCAGGTATCTTACGGTACAGGCTGTAGTTCATGATCCGGGAATCAAGCAGAACGGTCTGATTTTCGTTAAATTGGGACACAGTATCATAAATTTCTTCATAAGGATGCAGAATAATCTGCTGTTGAGCAAAAAGCTGCAAAAGTGTATCTGAAAATTTAGATGTATCAGCAAAAAGTTCAACTGAATCATTATAAACGATTGCATAAGAAAGAACAAGAGGACAATAGGCAATATCATTTCCCCGGATATTAAAAAGCCAGGCAATATCATCAAGACTTGAAAGGATATGCGTATCACATCCATATTCTTTCATTTTCAAGCGTACACGGGTCAGTTTGGATTCAATACCCTCTCCGGTATACTGATCTTCAAGCAAAAATGCCGGTTCAGAAGGAAGATCCGGTCGATCTGTCCAAATTTCAGATGCAAGATCCTGCAAAAAGTTTACAGATGCATGATTCTGCTCTGCGAGCTGACGGTAGGACGTTCCTTCTTCATAGCTGATAGTTCTTCCGTCAAAACCGAGAATCTGTCCTTCCTGAAGCTCTTTCTCAAGAAATTCTTCAATCGAGGGAACTCCGGGTTCACCGGATCTGTAAAGATCAATCCCACTGCCTGCTAACTGCTGCTCTGCCTGGATAAAATAACGTCCGTCTGTCCAAAGTCCAGCCTTTTTACTGGTAAAAACGGCTGTTCCTGCAGAACCGGTGAATCCGGTCATATATTCACGGAATTTGAAATAATCTCCTACATACTCACTATGATGAAAATCCGCCGTAGGAATAATATAAATATCAATCCCTTTTTGTATCATCGCACTGCGAAGGGCATTGATCCTCTTTTGAATATTCATGTTAATTACCTCCCGATATGCATATAACTATATGATACCACCAAAAAGAAATGCTTACAAATAAAAAAGAAAAGATACAGAGCAGTACAAAGAAGAGATGCAAAACGGTATTCCCGTTTTGTATCTCTTCTTTGTATGTCTGAATATGCAAGAGAACCTGCCATCGGCAGGTTCTCTGTTCTCTGTGTTAATTCAGATTTTATAATTAGACTGGATAAGCTCCATTCTCTGTGTCAGCTACTGTAGCATCAACTTTTGTCTGCTGAGCCTGTCTGTATTTGAAGAAATCAACAGCAACCTGTGGGAATAATGCATATGTCAGCACATCCTCATCCTGCTGAATCCACTGCTTGCACTCTTCACGGAGTGTATCAAGCTCATCCGGGATCAGATCTGCCGGACGACACGTGATAGGTTCTACATCACCGAGAGCTTTCTTCTGAAGTTCCGGATCAACCGGTTTTGTTGTCTTTCCGTATTTTCCTGCGAGAACATCTTTTGTTTCTTTTGTAACCATCTTATAACGTTCCCCCATCAATACGTTAAATACTGCCTGAGTTCCAACGATCTGTGAAGAAGGTGTAACCAGTGGCGGCTCACCAAGATCTTTACGGACACGCGGTACTTCCTCAAGAACTTCATAGAACTTGTCTTCAGCACCCTGCTCTTTTAACTGGGATGTAAGGTTGGAAAGCATTCCTCCCGGTACCTGGTACAGAAGAGTTTTGATATTTACACCAAGGTTCTTAGGATTCAGAAGCCCGCTCTCAAGAGCATCGTCACGGATTGGACGGAAGTAATCAGCAATCTCAGCAAGAAGATTCTGATCCAGTCCTGTATCGTAAGGTGTTCCCTTGAATGTCTCAACCATAACTTCTGTTGCCGGCTGGGATGTTCCAAGTGCGAATGGTGACATAGCTGTATCAATGATGTCAGCACCTGCTTCTACAGACTTCAGATAAGTCATGGAAGCTACACCGGAAGTATAATGTGTATGCATTTCGATCGGGATACTTACAGCTTCTTTCAGTGCTGTAACAAGCTCTGTTGCCTGATATGGAACAAGAAGTCCTGCCATATCTTTTACACAGATAGAGCTTGCACCCATATCTTCGATTCTCTTTGCAAGGTCAACCCAGTATTCCAATGTATAAGCATCTCCAAGAGTATAAGACATTGCAACCTGTGCATGTGCTTTTTCCTTGTTGGCTGCTGTAACGGCTGTCTGAAGGTTTCTCATATCATTGAGACAGTCAAAAATACGGATAATATCGATTCCATTTGCTACAGATTTCTGTACAAAATATTCTACAACATCATCTGCATAAGGACGGTATCCAAGGATATTCTGTCCACGGAACAGCATCTGAAGCTTTGTATTCTTGAATCCATCACGGAACTTTCTAAGTCTTTCCCATGGATCTTCTTTAAGGAAACGGAGGGAAGCATCAAATGTTGCTCCACCCCAGCACTCTACAGCATGATATCCGACTTTATCCATCTTGTCGACGATCGGCATCATCTGATCTGTTGTCATTCTGGTTGCAATCAGGGACTGATGTGCATCACGCAGAATGGTTTCTACTATTTTAACTGGTTTCTTTTCAATTTCTGCCATTTATTTGTCCTCCAAATTTACTTAACGCCGAAGATGGCCATAAATGTTCCGGCTGCTACTGCAGTACCGATAACTCCGGCAACGTTTGGTCCCATTGCATGCATAAGCAGGAAGTTTGTAGGATCTGCCTCAGCACCAACTTTCTGGGATACACGTGCTGCCATAGGAACCGCAGATACACCTGCAGAACCGATCAACGGATTTACTTTTCCCTTAGTAATCCAGCACATCAGTTTACCGAACAGTACACCTGCCGCAGTACCGAATGCAAATGCTATGAGACCGAGGATAACGATCTTGATCGTATCAAGGTTCAGGAATGCTTCCGCACTTGTTGTAGCACCTACAGACGTACCAAGAAGGATAACTACGATATACATCAGAGCATTAGAAGCTGTCTCTGTCAACTGTCTTACTACGCCACACTCTTTGAACAGGTTACCAAGCATCAGCATACCAACCAGTGGAGCTGTTGTAGGAAGGATCACGCAGACAACGATCGTAACAATGATCGGGAACAGGATTCTCTCCAGTTTGGAAACCGGACGAAGCTGATCCATTTTGATCTTTCTTTCCTTCTCTGTTGTAAGAAGTTTCATGATCGGTGGCTGGATGATCGGCACAAGTGACATATAAGAATATGCCGCTACAGCGATTGGTCCCATGATAGCTGTCTGCTGCAGTTTACCTGCAAGGAAGATAGATGTCGGACCATCTGCACCTCCGATAATAGAGATAGCTGCTGCTGCCTTGTCGGAAAATCCAAGAGCCATCGCTCCAAGATAAGCGGCAAAGATACCAAACTGTGCTGCTGCTCCGAGAAGAAAACTCTTCGGATTCGCAATCAGCGGACCAAAGTCTGTCATAGCTCCGACTCCGAGGAAAATCAGAGAAGGAAGGATCGACCACTCGTCAAGCTGATAAAAGTAATACAGAAGTCCACCTGTACCGTTTGCTGCATCTTCAGCATGAAGCATAATATCCGGATAGATATTTACAAGCAACATACCAAAGGCAATCGGAACAAGAAGCAATGGCTCAAAGCCATGGTGGATTGCCAGATAGAGAAACACGCAGGCAACAGCGATCATGATCAGGTTACCAAAAGTCAGATTCATGAACGCGGTCTGATCTACGAGGTTTCCCAGCGTATTTGAAATATATTCCATTTGTAAAACCTCCTGGTTCAGTAACTAGTTTAATGTAGCGAGTACGGCTCCTGATTCAACAGCATCACCTACTGCAACATCAATGCTGGCAATAGTTCCTGCTTCCGGGGCAACAACCGGGATCTCCATCTTCATGGCCTCGATCACGATTACAGTATCTCCAGCCTGTACACTCTGACCAACGGATGTAGGAATCTGGAATACTTTTCCGGCTGCACCGGCTTTTACCTGGATACTTCCTGCACCTGCTGCCGGAGCTGCTTTTGGAGCAACAGCCTTAGGAGCTGCAACTGGTGCTGCTGTCTGAACTGCACCTGCACCATTTTCTTCAACTGTTACATCATATACATTTCCGTTTACTGTAATTGTATAATTCTTCATTTTCATATCCTCCTGATTAATTCCATTTATTTGATTTTCTTCTCTTGATAGAACGAACTACAAAACCATCTGTAGAAGTTCCTTCTGAAGCTGCGATTGCTGCTGCAATAACTGCTGCAAGTTCGCCGTCATCCGTACCTGCTGCCTGTGGTGCAGATACTGCAGGTGCCGGAGCTGCCTGTACAGGTGTTTCCTTCTTCTCTTCTGCAGCTTTTCCTTTACCGGAAAGCTTCTTCTGAAGCTTCGGAATGAATCCAAGCAGATAGATAATAAATGAAATGAAAATCAATACAACAAATACAGTTCCCATTCCAAGGATTGTATTTAATCCGGCTTTTTTAAGGATTTCTCCTGTTGTATAATGTGCGGATACTGTCATGCTCTCCATATCGCTCTTCTCATTGAATGTGAAAGCAATCTCAGCATCTCTGTCCTCAAATTTACCTTCGGATGAAAGTGTTGCACCATCATGGCTGACTTTCATTGTCCAGTCACCATGCTCAATATAAGCGCCACATTCTTCCTGAGAAGCCTTCCAGCTTTCGATCATAGTCAGGAAATCCGATCCATCGATCGGTAACTGTGCCTGTAAAAGAGTAATATCAAGATTCAGATCTCTCAGATTCTCGTAATAATCCATATCTTCTTCAGACATAGAACTGAATGCACTGATGATTGTATCTGCATACTGCTCCATTGTCGTCTGATCATACTCTGTCGTCTCAGACTTACCACATCCCGTAAAGCTAAGGACGAGAATGAGGATAAGTCCTAATAAACTGATTTTTTTCTTCACTTCGCCTCACCTCACTAAACCGTACCGTGCTTTTTGTCCGGACGATTCTCTCTTTTTGTGAACAGCATTTCAAATGCACCGATCACATATTTTCTGGTGTCTGCAGGTTCGATGATGGCATCAACATATCCTCTGGCTGCTGCTGCGTTCGGACTGGACTGCAGTTCTTTATATTTTGCTGCTTTTGCACTCTGAGTATCTGCATCAGCATCTGGATACATAATCTGTGCTGCAAGTTTTGCATCCATCATACCGATCTCTGCTGTCGGCCATGCATATACAAGATCAGCACCAACTGATTTGCTGTTCATTGCTACATAAGCACTTCCAAATGCTTTTCCTACGATCACATTTACTTTCGGAACAGTCGCATTTGCAAATGCATAAGTCAGTCTGGCAACAGCCTTGGCCATGTTCTTCTCAGACTCTACAGTTGCAGCAAAGCCTGCTACATTTGTCAGCGTCAGAACCGGGATAGAGAATGCATCACAGAAATTAACGAAATCTGCTGCTTTGGCACATCCGTCAACAGTAAGTCCAGCATCAAATTCAGCCTCTGTCTCAGCATCAGCTCCGTATACTTTGGAACGGTTGGCAACGACACCTACAGTCTGTCCATTCAGACGGATAAAGCCTGTAACCATCTCTTTTGCATAATCTTTCTTTGTCTCTACAAGAACGCCATTATCAGCAATCTGTGCAAGTGCGATTGCTGTATCTTCTGATGCATTTGCGATATCAGCACATACACGGTTCAGATCATCTGTACATTCTTCATAAGACATATCGTCTTCATAATTGGCAGGAATCATGCATACAAGTGAACGAATCTGTCCGAGAATCTCTGCCTCTGTACCGATACCATCTACAAGACCAGCCGTCTTGCTCTGATAAGCGGCACTGGCTGTATTACATCTGGAAATTTCATTTCCTTCCAGTGCATTCGGAGAATTAACAAATAATTTTCCATCGTTTTCTTCCATAAATGTGAAGTCTGCAAGACCCGGCACGATTGCAAGTCCGCCTCCGCACATACCGAAAATAGCTGTTACCTGCGGAATCACTCCGGATGCGAGTGCCTGTTTCTGATAAAGACTTCCAAATGCCTCAAGTGCATCTGTTGCTTCCTGAAGTCTTAATCCGGCACAATCGATCAGACCGATAACAGGTGCTCCCATCTTCATTGCCATATCATAGATCCGTGCGATCTTTTTCGCATGCATCTCTCCGATAGCTCCGCCGAGAACATCAGCATCCTGACTATATACATAGACAAGATTACCATCGATCACTCCGTATCCGGTAATAACACCGTCTGAAGGAGCCGCCTTCTCCTGCATATTGAAATCGGTACTTCTTGCTGTAACAGCACCACCAATTTCAACAAAGCTTCCCTCATCAAGCAATGTGGCAATACGTCTGCTTGCTGAGTTTCCTGTTGCATTGTAGCTCATATTTTAGCCCTCCATAGTTATAAAATATTTAAAATAAACCAAAATTTCTGCCTATTCTAGTATATACTAGCGTTCCCCAAATTTCAATTCTAAATTTGCGGAAACTGACAATTTTTTCACATAGAAAATTTGTATTTGTTGGGGTGATACGCTTAGAAGACATACAAATTCTTGGTGGCGAAGCGGACGCGGAAAGCAGAGATATTCCCTCGCGGTGCAGGCCCGCTTTACCTCAGCCCGTTGACCGTTTGTAACTCGAAAGTGGAAATCTTCGTGCAATGGCACTCGATTTACTTTCTCTAACAAACGCTGCAAAGTGTCTTCGGAACGCTCCCTGCTAATGCACCTGCTCAGGAACACCCTGCTTTCCGCTGACCATCTCGATAAGAAGTTTTTTAGCTCCGCAGCGTATCCATCCAACAATACAAATTTAAAAAAGATAGAAAAAGCCGGATGGTTATTGAGTAAGATATTCGATCGTAAAGATGTCGGGGGCAAAAGCCCCCGACTTTGATGCCTACGGATTGCTCCGTGCTACGCACTCCCACAATCCTACCCAATATTCGCATATCGTGGGATTATCATCCCACGATATGCGAATATCGGGGCGGGTCCTAAGGTCTTTCACCCACCTATGAACAAGCTCATGTGGGCTTAGACCTTTTGCCCCTGGCATCTCGTAAATATTAGATAGTAGATATTGTATTTACTATTTGACAAATCATTTATCTTAGTCGATAACCTTCCGGCTTTCTACTTCTTATTGAAATTTCGTATTGTTGAGAGAAAATGTCCCGGTGCAAGGAACGCTTTCTGATTTGAAAAGCCTAATATCCGCACTTGCTGTTGCGTGAGCAGTGCATTGACAGGGAGCGTTCCGAAGACACTTTGCCCAACTTGTTAAGGAACGTAAACAGGAGTGCCACTGCACGACTGTTTCCACGTTTCTGTTACAAGTTGTCAACGGGCTGAGGTAAAGCGGGTCCTGCACTGCGATGCAGCAACAAGTGCGGATATGGACGCTCTTCTGTCAAAAAACTCCTTGCTGCCTGTATATTTTCTCTTCAACAACTACAAATTTATTAATGTCTGTTCCGATACTGAACCGGCGTGATATTGTACATCTTCTTAAAGATCCGGTTAAAATGTTCTACATTCTGATATCCGACAGATTCTGCGATGCTTTCTACAGTAGCACTGCTGCTCTTGAGCATTGCACGTGCCTTTTTCATTCTGACCTGCTTAAGAATATCCCCGAAAGTCAGTCCGGATTTCTCTTTAATATATTTAGAGAGATACGGTTTGGAAAGGAAAAACTTTTCTGAAAGGTCATCCAAAGTCACATCTTTATAATTTGCGTAGATGTAGTTGGTGATTTCTAAAAGTCTTTCATCTTTGCAGGACTGGGATTCGGCAATTTCCGGCAATTTATTTACGGCGACTACCAGAGCCTGGATGGATGCTTTAATAATGTCGGCATCAATTCCGACTCCCCAGTATTTCTTTTTATTACAGATAACACCAACGTAAGCAACTGCACGGGAAGAAGATCCTTTTGTAAGAGAATGTTCTTCATAAAAAGCAAGTTCGTAACTGATGCCAAAGTAATGCTTGATCGCATTGCTTACTGCATCCAGGCGTCCGTTTCCAACACCTGTGATCTTGTGGTTATTGTCATTCTGATGGATCGTTGCTTCTGCTACGATACC
This region includes:
- a CDS encoding MurR/RpiR family transcriptional regulator, coding for MEIETTENNINELISRIDARYGKMSKGQKRLADYVKGNYDKAVFLTAAKLGEIVGVSESTVVRFATQLGYSGYPGFQKALEELVRNKLNSIQRMEVTYGRISQSEILETVLQSDIEKIKLTLGAIDHAAFNLAIDTILNARRIYVVGIRSCAPLASFMGFYLNLVCEDVVTVNTNSSSEIFEQLIRIGEKDVIIGISFPRYSMRTLKALEFASNRKAKVITLTDSIHSPMNLYSSCNLIARSDMASIVDSLVAPLSVVNALIVALCMKKQKEVVSTLETLEEIWGEYQVYSSDELNHVSDTVTVEGEKSHE
- a CDS encoding oxaloacetate decarboxylase subunit alpha, which codes for MAEIEKKPVKIVETILRDAHQSLIATRMTTDQMMPIVDKMDKVGYHAVECWGGATFDASLRFLKEDPWERLRKFRDGFKNTKLQMLFRGQNILGYRPYADDVVEYFVQKSVANGIDIIRIFDCLNDMRNLQTAVTAANKEKAHAQVAMSYTLGDAYTLEYWVDLAKRIEDMGASSICVKDMAGLLVPYQATELVTALKEAVSIPIEMHTHYTSGVASMTYLKSVEAGADIIDTAMSPFALGTSQPATEVMVETFKGTPYDTGLDQNLLAEIADYFRPIRDDALESGLLNPKNLGVNIKTLLYQVPGGMLSNLTSQLKEQGAEDKFYEVLEEVPRVRKDLGEPPLVTPSSQIVGTQAVFNVLMGERYKMVTKETKDVLAGKYGKTTKPVDPELQKKALGDVEPITCRPADLIPDELDTLREECKQWIQQDEDVLTYALFPQVAVDFFKYRQAQQTKVDATVADTENGAYPV
- a CDS encoding OadG family transporter subunit, whose translation is MKKKISLLGLILILVLSFTGCGKSETTEYDQTTMEQYADTIISAFSSMSEEDMDYYENLRDLNLDITLLQAQLPIDGSDFLTMIESWKASQEECGAYIEHGDWTMKVSHDGATLSSEGKFEDRDAEIAFTFNEKSDMESMTVSAHYTTGEILKKAGLNTILGMGTVFVVLIFISFIIYLLGFIPKLQKKLSGKGKAAEEKKETPVQAAPAPAVSAPQAAGTDDGELAAVIAAAIAASEGTSTDGFVVRSIKRRKSNKWN
- a CDS encoding aminopeptidase P family protein; the protein is MNIQKRINALRSAMIQKGIDIYIIPTADFHHSEYVGDYFKFREYMTGFTGSAGTAVFTSKKAGLWTDGRYFIQAEQQLAGSGIDLYRSGEPGVPSIEEFLEKELQEGQILGFDGRTISYEEGTSYRQLAEQNHASVNFLQDLASEIWTDRPDLPSEPAFLLEDQYTGEGIESKLTRVRLKMKEYGCDTHILSSLDDIAWLFNIRGNDIAYCPLVLSYAIVYNDSVELFADTSKFSDTLLQLFAQQQIILHPYEEIYDTVSQFNENQTVLLDSRIMNYSLYRKIPEFVTVVDRPNPEILMKCIKNDVQVENLKAAHLKDGIAHTRFMYWLKTNSGEFPVTELSASQKLEEFRAMQNGFIGPSFAPISAYGEHGAIVHYSADEESNVELKPGKLFMTDTGGHYLQGSTDITRTVAIGEAGQVEKEHFTLVVRAMLRLASTIFLHGCSGTNLDCIAREVFWKKGLNFNHGTGHGVGYLLNIHEGPINFRWKEGKTPSQTFEKNMVITDEPGLYIKNSHGIRIENELLVTEADHNEYGQFMKFEVLTLVPIDLDALLPEQMTFEEREQLNNYHQLVYKKISPYLPEAEKEWLKHYTRAV
- a CDS encoding acyl-CoA carboxylase subunit beta, encoding MSYNATGNSASRRIATLLDEGSFVEIGGAVTARSTDFNMQEKAAPSDGVITGYGVIDGNLVYVYSQDADVLGGAIGEMHAKKIARIYDMAMKMGAPVIGLIDCAGLRLQEATDALEAFGSLYQKQALASGVIPQVTAIFGMCGGGLAIVPGLADFTFMEENDGKLFVNSPNALEGNEISRCNTASAAYQSKTAGLVDGIGTEAEILGQIRSLVCMIPANYEDDMSYEECTDDLNRVCADIANASEDTAIALAQIADNGVLVETKKDYAKEMVTGFIRLNGQTVGVVANRSKVYGADAETEAEFDAGLTVDGCAKAADFVNFCDAFSIPVLTLTNVAGFAATVESEKNMAKAVARLTYAFANATVPKVNVIVGKAFGSAYVAMNSKSVGADLVYAWPTAEIGMMDAKLAAQIMYPDADADTQSAKAAKYKELQSSPNAAAARGYVDAIIEPADTRKYVIGAFEMLFTKRENRPDKKHGTV
- a CDS encoding NAD(P)/FAD-dependent oxidoreductase, giving the protein MSNVIVVGGGAAGMMAAIFAARNGQNVTLLEKNEKLGKKIFITGKGRCNITNASEIEDLFSAVISNPKFLYSGFYSFTNDQVIHFFEELGVATKIERGNRVFPVSDHSSDVIAALAREMQHLKVKVQLHCEVKELLINNEREIKGVRLANGKKMTADAVVVATGGISYPSTGSTGDGYRFARNCGHKVTELFPSLVPMEVKEWYAKELQGLSLKNIEIHITDGKKKLYDEFGEMLFTHYGVTGPVILSASSIVGKTLEKKELVLHIDLKPALTEEQLDKRLLREFEANHNKQFKNAIDSLLPAKLRPVIIELSGIEEEKKVHEITKEERLNLLRLIKDFHMTLTGLRGYNEAIITKGGISVKEIDPGTMESKLIKNLYFAGEVLDLDAVTGGYNLQIAWSTGYLAGISAGQDKLFE
- a CDS encoding biotin/lipoyl-containing protein produces the protein MKNYTITVNGNVYDVTVEENGAGAVQTAAPVAAPKAVAPKAAPAAGAGSIQVKAGAAGKVFQIPTSVGQSVQAGDTVIVIEAMKMEIPVVAPEAGTIASIDVAVGDAVESGAVLATLN
- a CDS encoding sodium ion-translocating decarboxylase subunit beta, whose amino-acid sequence is MEYISNTLGNLVDQTAFMNLTFGNLIMIAVACVFLYLAIHHGFEPLLLVPIAFGMLLVNIYPDIMLHAEDAANGTGGLLYYFYQLDEWSILPSLIFLGVGAMTDFGPLIANPKSFLLGAAAQFGIFAAYLGAMALGFSDKAAAAISIIGGADGPTSIFLAGKLQQTAIMGPIAVAAYSYMSLVPIIQPPIMKLLTTEKERKIKMDQLRPVSKLERILFPIIVTIVVCVILPTTAPLVGMLMLGNLFKECGVVRQLTETASNALMYIVVILLGTSVGATTSAEAFLNLDTIKIVILGLIAFAFGTAAGVLFGKLMCWITKGKVNPLIGSAGVSAVPMAARVSQKVGAEADPTNFLLMHAMGPNVAGVIGTAVAAGTFMAIFGVK